In one Liolophura sinensis isolate JHLJ2023 chromosome 11, CUHK_Ljap_v2, whole genome shotgun sequence genomic region, the following are encoded:
- the LOC135477646 gene encoding beta-1,3-galactosyltransferase 5-like — protein MVSSFIRRVFQFSYTNTRRPKRKVLAVTALLLTGLWLLWNMLPQNCERVVPDLLPVSQSVVNISKFIIPAKEICSKTNPFLLIFVASAVNHVEERSAIRATWGSISRTQVWADGTPLTDIVKVIFVFGVNHDSGSQDVVTQESQKYGDVVQAEFRDTYRNLTIKTTAAIKWVSTYCSSAKFVLKADDDVFLHIPNWVAALKTIHDDRFFLGYRMCENKVYRSGSNGISESVYPYDVFPVHNSGPFYAFPARMAGELLVLAEHMPYFVIEDAFFTGVLRQILKAKIPDKGELFCFSLTWCNFALGDKAGAMGVTHSNMYELWGHFQGKKSRFDEIFLNLKLSLEHFFFNKM, from the coding sequence ATGGTTTCCTCTTTCATCAGGCGAGTGTTCCAGTTTTCTTACACGAACACACGACGACCAAAGAGGAAAGTCCTGGCTGTAACGGCTTTGCTTCTGACTGGTCTGTGGCTTCTGTGGAACATGTTACCCCAAAACTGTGAACGGGTGGTACCCGATCTTCTTCCAGTGTCGCAAAGCGTAGTAAATATTTCCAAGTTCATTATCCCTGCGAAGGAAATCTGTTCAAAAACCAACCCGTTCCTCTTGATCTTTGTTGCATCCGCAGTGAATCACGTGGAAGAAAGGAGTGCGATACGGGCCACATGGGGTAGCATCAGTCGCACTCAGGTCTGGGCAGATGGGACGCCGCTGACAGACATCGTCAAGGTCATCTTTGTCTTTGGCGTTAATCACGACAGTGGGAGCCAGGACGTCGTCACGCAGGAAAGCCAAAAATATGGCGATGTGGTGCAAGCAGAGTTCAGGGATACTTACAGGAATCTTACCATAAAGACTACTGCGGCCATCAAGTGGGTCAGCACATATTGTTCTTCGGCTAAGTTTGTGCTCAAAGCTGACGATGACGTGTTCTTGCACATTCCAAATTGGGTAGCAGCCTTAAAAACGATTCATGACGATCGTTTTTTTCTGGGCTATCGTATGTGTGAGAATAAAGTCTATCGCAGTGGCTCAAACGGGATCAGTGAATCTGTGTACCCTTATGACGTTTTCCCAGTCCACAATTCGGGACCATTTTATGCATTTCCAGCCAGAATGGCTGGGGAATTATTAGTGTTAGCGGAACATATGCCTTATTTCGTAATAGAAGATGCTTTTTTTACAGGTGTATTAAGGCAGATATTGAAAGCCAAGATTCCGGACAAAGGAGAGTTGTTTTGCTTCTCACTGACTTGGTGCAATTTTGCACTAGGGGACAAAGCTGGTGCTATGGGTGTGACGCATAGCAATATGTATGAACTGTGGGGACACTTTCAGGGCAAAAAATCCAGATTTGACGAGATTTTCTTGAATTTAAAACTATCACTGGAGCACTTCTTCTTTAacaaaatgtga